One window of the Zea mays cultivar B73 chromosome 3, Zm-B73-REFERENCE-NAM-5.0, whole genome shotgun sequence genome contains the following:
- the LOC103651097 gene encoding dentin sialophosphoprotein-like produces the protein MGKSKKGSSSSPRSGDKRKREPTPPSEDFGNSEYSEEEFSSESEGSPAPASPPASSDDSDDSQGIAAEAWTYIRAVERAELEGSDESEYSSDEEDSSDSSEEGSGGDGGDNDDDGGDSDGSGKDSDGSGEGGNGGGKGSSRGSNQASG, from the coding sequence atgggcaagagtaagaaGGGTAGCAGTTCCTCGCCTCGCTCTGGTGATAAGCGcaaacgtgagccgactcctccctcggaggacttcggcaactcggagtactcggaggaggagttctcctccgagtccgaggggtctccggcccccgcctctcccccggcgtcgtctgatgattcagacgactcccaggggattgccgcggaggcctggacctacatccgggccgtcgagcgcgccgagctcgagggctcggatgagtcggagtactcctcagacgaggaggactcctcggactcgtccgaggagggcagcggcggcgaTGGCGGAGACAACGATGACGACGGAGGCGACAGCGACGGCAGCGGCAAGGACAGTGACGGCAGCGGcgagggcggcaacggcggcggcaagggcagcagcaggggcagcaaccaggccagtggctaa
- the LOC100281583 gene encoding cyclin-like F-box precursor has protein sequence MLPLLLISTLPAFTLLLAAPATKACCKLARELALLALLLATELLRHATAAAAAAGSRERERGARMPSASSKPAPALASAPSAEAETTAAAAAAAAGLPLLDLPELALDRVLEELSPSSLAAMACVCSALRDRCSADALWGRHLRIKWGRVLGAAARREWDAELGGTASGSGARAGAPRPTTRRRSWVDSLACAWPFSSWIGCRWLLEGDHNLPSPAAESTPAPAPAAPRTDTVAAWYRALECGEFWFPAQVYNREDGHVGFVLSCYDAHLRYHQRTDTFTARYPPHGRKAAKEEDGVKWNRVRAPPLATPAHDLHASDCLEELRPGDHFEIQWRKNKDFPYGWWYGVVGHQESCNGNEHLCRCHQDDTVVLEFQHYAPGSRWRQTTVGRKDHREKGDETDGFYGGIRKLHTKDEISTWRRFWPVDVLN, from the exons ATGCTTCCCCTGCTGCTTATATCCACCCTCCCGGCCTTCACGCTGCTCCTCGCCGCGCCCGCCACCAAGGCCTGCTGCAAGCTCGCGCGCGAGCTGGCCCTCCTCGCGCTGCTGCTGGCGACGGAGCTGCTGCGccacgccaccgccgccgccgccgccgcggggagcAGGGAGCGGGAGCGAGGCGCCAGGATGCCGTCCGCTTCGTCCAAGCCGGCGCCCGCATTGGCGTCGGCCCCCTCGGCCGAGGCGGAGACGACGGCCGCCGCCGCAGCCGCCGCCGCGGGGCTCCCGCTGCTCGACCTGCCGGAGCTCGCGCTGGACCGCGTCCTGGAGGAGCTCTCGCCGTCGTCGCTCGCGGCGATGGCGTGCGTGTGCTCCGCGCTCAGGGACCGCTGCTCCGCGGACGCGCTGTGGGGGCGTCACCTGCGGATCAAGTGGGGGCGCGTGCTCGGCGCCGCGGCGCGCAGGGAGTGGGATGCGGAGCTGGGCGGCACCGCCAGCGGCAGCGGCGCCCGCGCAGGCGCGCCGCGCCCGACGACGCGGCGCAGGAGCTGGGTCGACTCGCTGGCCTGCGCGTGGCCCTTCTCCTCCTGGATCGGCTGCCGCTGGCTGCTCGAGGGGGATCACAACCTCCCCTCGCCAGCTGCCGAGTCcacgcccgcccccgcccccgccgcgcCGCGTACGGACACGGTGGCCGCGTGGTACCGGGCGCTCGAGTGCGGCGAGTTCTGGTTCCCCGCGCAGGTGTACAACCGCGAG GACGGGCATGTCGGGTTCGTGCTCTCGTGCTACGACGCGCACCTCCGCTACCACCAGCGAACTGACACCTTCACCGCCAG GTATCCACCGCACGGCCGGAAGGCGGCCAAGGAGGAGGACGGCGTAAAGTGGAACAGGGTCCGCGCGCCGCCGCTGGCCACGCCGGCGCACGACCTGCACGCGTCGGACTGCCTGGAGGAGCTGCGCCCGGGCGACCATTTCGAGATCCAGTGGCGCAAGAACAAGGACTTCCCTTATG GCTGGTGGTATGGCGTCGTGGGTCACCAGGAGTCGTGCAACGGGAACGAGCATTTGTGTCGCTGCCACCAAGACG ACACGGTCGTCCTGGAGTTCCAGCACTACGCCCCCGGCTCCCGATGGAGGCAGACCACTGTGGGCAGGAAAGATCACAGGGAGAAGGGGGACGAGACGGACGGCTTCTACGGAGGCATCAGGAAGCTGCACACCAAAGACGAGATATCAACGTGGCGACGGTTCTGGCCCGTCGATGTCCTCAACTGA
- the LOC100281583 gene encoding cyclin-like F-box isoform X1: MLPLLLISTLPAFTLLLAAPATKACCKLARELALLALLLATELLRHATAAAAAAGSRERERGARMPSASSKPAPALASAPSAEAETTAAAAAAAAGLPLLDLPELALDRVLEELSPSSLAAMACVCSALRDRCSADALWGRHLRIKWGRVLGAAARREWDAELGGTASGSGARAGAPRPTTRRRSWVDSLACAWPFSSWIGCRWLLEGDHNLPSPAAESTPAPAPAAPRTDTVAAWYRALECGEFWFPAQVYNREQDGHVGFVLSCYDAHLRYHQRTDTFTARYPPHGRKAAKEEDGVKWNRVRAPPLATPAHDLHASDCLEELRPGDHFEIQWRKNKDFPYGWWYGVVGHQESCNGNEHLCRCHQDDTVVLEFQHYAPGSRWRQTTVGRKDHREKGDETDGFYGGIRKLHTKDEISTWRRFWPVDVLN; the protein is encoded by the exons ATGCTTCCCCTGCTGCTTATATCCACCCTCCCGGCCTTCACGCTGCTCCTCGCCGCGCCCGCCACCAAGGCCTGCTGCAAGCTCGCGCGCGAGCTGGCCCTCCTCGCGCTGCTGCTGGCGACGGAGCTGCTGCGccacgccaccgccgccgccgccgccgcggggagcAGGGAGCGGGAGCGAGGCGCCAGGATGCCGTCCGCTTCGTCCAAGCCGGCGCCCGCATTGGCGTCGGCCCCCTCGGCCGAGGCGGAGACGACGGCCGCCGCCGCAGCCGCCGCCGCGGGGCTCCCGCTGCTCGACCTGCCGGAGCTCGCGCTGGACCGCGTCCTGGAGGAGCTCTCGCCGTCGTCGCTCGCGGCGATGGCGTGCGTGTGCTCCGCGCTCAGGGACCGCTGCTCCGCGGACGCGCTGTGGGGGCGTCACCTGCGGATCAAGTGGGGGCGCGTGCTCGGCGCCGCGGCGCGCAGGGAGTGGGATGCGGAGCTGGGCGGCACCGCCAGCGGCAGCGGCGCCCGCGCAGGCGCGCCGCGCCCGACGACGCGGCGCAGGAGCTGGGTCGACTCGCTGGCCTGCGCGTGGCCCTTCTCCTCCTGGATCGGCTGCCGCTGGCTGCTCGAGGGGGATCACAACCTCCCCTCGCCAGCTGCCGAGTCcacgcccgcccccgcccccgccgcgcCGCGTACGGACACGGTGGCCGCGTGGTACCGGGCGCTCGAGTGCGGCGAGTTCTGGTTCCCCGCGCAGGTGTACAACCGCGAG CAGGACGGGCATGTCGGGTTCGTGCTCTCGTGCTACGACGCGCACCTCCGCTACCACCAGCGAACTGACACCTTCACCGCCAG GTATCCACCGCACGGCCGGAAGGCGGCCAAGGAGGAGGACGGCGTAAAGTGGAACAGGGTCCGCGCGCCGCCGCTGGCCACGCCGGCGCACGACCTGCACGCGTCGGACTGCCTGGAGGAGCTGCGCCCGGGCGACCATTTCGAGATCCAGTGGCGCAAGAACAAGGACTTCCCTTATG GCTGGTGGTATGGCGTCGTGGGTCACCAGGAGTCGTGCAACGGGAACGAGCATTTGTGTCGCTGCCACCAAGACG ACACGGTCGTCCTGGAGTTCCAGCACTACGCCCCCGGCTCCCGATGGAGGCAGACCACTGTGGGCAGGAAAGATCACAGGGAGAAGGGGGACGAGACGGACGGCTTCTACGGAGGCATCAGGAAGCTGCACACCAAAGACGAGATATCAACGTGGCGACGGTTCTGGCCCGTCGATGTCCTCAACTGA
- the LOC100191187 gene encoding UBA/TS-N domain-containing protein → MNGGLPGFHNAPASKAVVVAAGLFSVAFGFRGHSLNLGLAYQSVYEKLSVWRLITSLFAFSSTPELIFGAALLYYFRVFERQIGSNKYAVFIIFSTMVSVLLQILSLGYMKDPSLNPLTSGPYGLIFASYVPFFFDIPISMKFRIFGLSFSDKSFVYLAGLQLLFSSGRRSIVPGLSGILAGLLYRLNTFGVRRLKFPELATSLFSQLSLPFSSNPYQGLPITENDGSIPSHQAHQIEDARAATQDPTESSIAALVTMGFDRSAAIQALALTNYDVNLASNILLEAQALQQ, encoded by the exons ATGAACGGCGGGCTCCCTGGATTCC ACAATGCGCCGGCGTCAAAGGCCGTGGTCGTCGCCGCAGGTCTCTTCTCCGTCGCCTTTGGCTTCCGCGGCCACTCCCTCAACCTCGGCCTTGCCTACCAG AGTGTTTATGAAAAGCTGAGTGTATGGAGACTGATCACCTCATTGTTTGCTTTTTCGTCAACCCCCGAGCTGATCTTTGGAGCAGCCCTGCTGTACTACTTTAGAGTGTTCGAACGCCAAATAGGTTCTAACAAGTATGCT GTCTTCATTATCTTCTCAACCATGGTGTCAGTACTGCTTCAGATCCTTTCTTTAGGTTACATGAAAG ATCCTTCTCTAAATCCTTTGACATCAGGACCATATGGCCTCATCTTTGCATCTTATGTGCCATTCTTCTTTGACATTCCAATCTCAATGAAGTTTCGCATATTTGGACTGAGCTTCAGTGATAAGTCATTCGTATATTTGGCAGGACTCCAG CTTCTTTTCTCATCTGGAAGACGTTCCATTGTGCCTGGACTTTCTGGCATACTGGCTGGGCTTCTGTATCGCCTGAATACATTTGGCGTCCGTAGGTTGAAG TTCCCAGAGTTGGCAACATCTCTCTTCTCGCAGTTGTCATTGCCCTTTTCAAGCAATCCATATCAAGGGTTACCGATCACAGAAAATGATGGAAGCATCCCTTCTCATCAGGCACATCAAATTGAG GATGCACGCGCAGCTACCCAAGATCCTACGGAGTCTTCTATTGCCGCACTGGTGACTATGGGCTTTGATCGCAGTGCAGCAATTCAGGCGCTTGCATTGACCAACTACGATGTCAATTTGGCGTcgaacattctgcttgaagcacaAGCTCTACAGCAATGA